A genomic window from Peromyscus maniculatus bairdii isolate BWxNUB_F1_BW_parent chromosome 1, HU_Pman_BW_mat_3.1, whole genome shotgun sequence includes:
- the LOC121826408 gene encoding NACHT, LRR and PYD domains-containing protein 2-like isoform X2 → MLQLMLLGEMVKHNRYKLQFLRLGSCSASIHQWNDFLFLHMNQFLTCVDFSGNKLLDGGAMLLCMTLKYPRMENCQLTETYSKELFSFLMVSQKLTHLSLARKNLGDGGVKILCEGLCSPDCKLHVLVLCGCSISPLHQELATAIASNLKLETLDLGQNILGKSGVTVTLDALKDNTVHLTIRSVSGVSCL, encoded by the exons ATGCTACAGCTGATGCTTCTGGGTGAGATGGTGAAGCACAACAGATACAAGCTGCAGTTCCTGAG GCTAGGATCTTGTTCTGCCTCCATTCATCAATGGAATGACTTCTTGTTTCTCCATATGAACCAGTTCCTGACATGTGTGGACTTCTCGGGCAACAAGCTCCTGGATGGGGGTGCCATGTTGCTGTGTATGACTCTGAAGTATCCCAG gATGGAAAACTGTCAACTCACAGAAACCTATAGCAAGgagctcttttcctttttaatggtcAGCCAGAAGCTGACACATCTGAGCCTGGCCAGGAAAAACCTCGGAGATGGTGGAGTGAAAATCCTGTGTGAAGGCTTGTGCTCCCCTGATTGTAAACTACATGTGCTGGT gctCTGTGGATGCTCCATCAGTCCATTGCATCAGGAACTTGCCACTGCCATTGCTAGCAACCTGAAGCTGGAAACTCTCGACCTGGGCCAGAATATCTTGGGGAAAAGTGGAGTAACAGTGACCTTGGATGCTTTAAAAGATAATACTGTGCACTTGACAATCAG